One region of Drosophila subobscura isolate 14011-0131.10 chromosome J, UCBerk_Dsub_1.0, whole genome shotgun sequence genomic DNA includes:
- the LOC117894931 gene encoding glycine-rich protein 5 has protein sequence MKVPVLTWMALALLMSIAAAQGPAEAAQAGMGMATGAASQVAAQGGGGADAGVGMDAGVGAGGGAGGGAGGGAGAKGGAGGGGGGGGGGGAKGRR, from the exons ATGAAAGTTCCAGTTCTCACTTGGATGGCGCTGGCTCTGCTAATG AGCATTGCTGCAGCTCAAGGGCCTGCTGAGGCTGCTCAGGCGGGTATGGGCATGGCCACTGGAGCTGCCAGTCAAGTCGCTGCCCAAGGAGGTGGAGGGGCAGACGCAGGCGTGGGCATGGATGCGGGCGTCGGAGCTGGAGGTGGCGCTGGAGGCGGAGCtggtggcggtgctggtgccaagggaggagctggaggcggcggtggtggtggtggtggtggcggtgccaAAGGCCGACGCTAG